attgatgatggaggaaggttgatgatgacgatggcgacggattccccactccggagccccgaacggactccagatcagccctcccgagagagattagggcttggcggcggctccgtatcgtaaaacgtgatgaatccttctctttgatttttttctccccgaacgtgaatatatagagttggagttgaggtcgatggagcaccagggggcccacgaggcaggggcgcgcccaggggggtaggcgcgcccccaccctcgtggacagggtgtgggccccctggccttgattcttttgccaatattttttatatatttcaaaaatattctctgttgattttcaggtcagttcgagaacttttatttctgcacaaaaataacactgggttagttctattcaaatcatacaagttagaatccaaaacaaaggtaaaattgtttggaaaagtagatacgttggagacgtatcagccagacATGTCATAAGCGCACTTAAAAGTTAATTGTTCAACCACTTGGGTTTTTGGAACAGCGAACCAAAATAGTTGTAGCATTTTGGACAATTAAAGAAAGTGGTAGCTTTCTGTAACCCTAGCctgtaatgtggtagttttttttgCTATTTACTCACTGTATGTGATCGGCCTTGCTGAAGCCATCATAAGGATGGAGAAGAACAACCCAATAGTGGAAGATCCACGGACCCTGGTGCATGATCCTCTCTCAATCTCCCAAGCACGATGCATGTACCACGAAGAGGTTGGCTCTGAGAGGCCGCAACCGTATCTCCTGCACGAATTCCCATGATGCACACATGTCTCTGAAAAACACAGCATGGTTGAATGTCTTCTTTGTGTGGATTCGCGCAAGAGCTATCCACCAAACGCGATCATTGATCACGGATCTATCACGAAGTCATGAAATTTCTCATCAACGAGATCCAACTAGCCCCAAAAAATCATCTAGGTGAGGGAGGGGGCTCCAAACCCACTGCACGTGGCCGAGTGctcatgagagagagtcttcatcgtCATGTAGATGGGCAGAGCGTAGGTCGGACGGCCGCAGGGCGAGCAACTAGATAGGCAGGGCGTAGGCGAAACGGTCGCGGGGTGGCAAACTAGATGGCCAGGGCATAGTCTCCGATGACGAACCCAAGCCGCTGCAGGCCACGAACCCCGGAGGCAACACTCTGATCCACGGGATTTATGGACCTGGCGAACCACGAGAGAGCAAGGAGATGACGGATGGAAGGGTCATGGTCGCAATACGAGGCAGCAGAAGACTCGTCGATGGATAGACTCACGTCGAGGGAGTCACCACGAGGATATTACCGCCGCTAGGGGATCCGTTACAAGCGCGAACTCATTGCACTACAGAATATTATTACCGCAATATTTTTCTCCCAGACAAGCTTAATTGTTGTAGACAGTTGAAAAGTGATACTCTttcttaataaataaataaaaatattatatacaaCGTCACCTTGTTTCCGAAAGAAATAGGAAGACAAGTTGGCCGATAAGCACGAAATCCCCCGGAAAGTTGCATGCTGAGATATTTTGGCGTAGTGGCGAGTGAAGGTGTGGCCTGAGAGCGAAATGCCGAAAAGGGATATTTCCACAGTTGGAAAAATGCCTGTGACGACCTACTGACCTCGTCGGTCACCACTCTTCTTCTTTCTAGGTGGGGGGAAAAGATCCACTTTTTATCAGAGGTTgagaaaagaaaaggcaaaaaagAAGCAGACGCCACACCCAGACCACACACACGACCGCACGAAACCGCCCGATCCCGATGGCCGTCGACGGCGCCGAGCTGATCCTCTCGGTGCCGGACGACGTCCTCGCCCTGATCTCCGCCCACCTCCGCCCCCGCGACCTCCTCGCActctccgccgcctcgcgccgcctctACGCCGCCCTATCCACCTCCGACAAGTCGTGGCTCGCCcagtgccgccgcctcctcccctcctccctgtCCAACCTCCTCGCCTGGCGGGCCGCCGCCGGGGGCTCCTCCCTCACCGTATGCCGCTTCCTCCACTCCGTGTCCCCGCTCCAAGGCCTCTGGGCGCACCAGAACCCCGAGCTCGGCAACCTGGTCACCGCGCTCCCGGGCTTCTTTTCCCTCGTCGCCGTCCGCGCCATCCCCCAGGAGCTCTCCCCGCGCCTCCTCTGGGCCCCCGTCTTCGAAATCCTCGCCGACGCCGATGGACGCCCCGCGTTCCTCTTCCTCCACGGCCACCACCCCGGCTCCCTCTTCCCCGGCCTCCTCGCCTCCGTCAACCCCCACGCCAACACACTCCTCCTCGAGGCGCACGCGCCTGCCTCCTCCGAGCCTTCCTCGCAGTTCTCCCGCCTCTCCTTCGGCAATCGCCGCCGGCTGCTCGACGCTCTCGTGGCCTCGTGTCGCGTCACGCTCCCGCCGGAGCTCGCTGCGGCCCCGCTCTTTGCGCGCTCCGATGAGGACCTGCCGATGCTCGCCGCCCGTCGCGAGGCGATGCTGCGTCTGCACATTGAGTCCGGCGGGGGCATGGTGCGCAGGCCGGAGCTCGAGGCGCTGCTGGGGGCCAAGAAGGTGCCGCCGTCGCTGCCGGTGGACAGCACTGGTGAGAGGGTGCGGCTGCGGAGGAGTCTCTCTGCGATGGCTGGGTACGTCAGGGACGGGCTGCGGCAGATGGTGACGCGCTCTGCATCAGCCAATTCGAGGTCGGAGTACGCGGACAGCAAGCATCTGTCATTGGACGAGTTCTTGCGCGCTAGTGAGAGCACCGGCCTGAGCCTCCGGGGCGCGCGGCTGCGGCTGTCGACCTACCGTGCGTGGCCGAGCATGCACGACAACAGGTTTGCGCTCTACAAGTTGACGACGCAGGTGCCCATGCCCGGCCGGGAATATGCCGGGCTGTGGCGAGGCACATTCGGGTGGCCTCCGGGGCGGCCAGACGACGAGGGCAAACCAGGGAAGGctctcttcttcctgctcctctcaTACGAGGAAGACAGCGAGGGGAAGCTTCTTCTGATTGCAACCAAGGTGTTGGAGGGCACGCACTATGTCGTGCATCCGAATGGGTCGTCCATGTTTGTGGTGCGGGTGGGCGAATCATCAACAGAGGCATTTCCATTTCCGACCGATGAGGATTCCCGCAGTGTGAGCATTGAGAGATGCTTTGCTGGAGAGGGCATTGCTACTGGGTATGGGTTCAGGTACCCTGGCTCAAAGCCCGGGTCACTGTTTGTTCTCAGGGATGGCCGGCTCGCCTTTGTTTGGAGAGACAACAAGTCTGTGCTCACCTTGCAAAGGCTCAACTTGGAGGAGTTGCTGAGGAAGGGGGAGCGTGTGCCAACATTGCCACCGATACCGAACTTCGCGTATCTCACAAAGTCTTACTCCAATGTGTTTGTTGCTATCCATGGAAGTCCCAGCTGCTCATCTTCTCCCAGGTACTGCACATTTTCTGCTGTCATAGTTGATTACAGATTCCAGACTTCCAAAATCTTTTGACAAAATCTGTTGTGACATGTACCAATTTATAGCTTATCAGTTGTTAGACCATCTGAGGTCACCCATTTCATATTAGTTGCTTGCACAACCATGTCCCAAAACAATCATGATGTACAAAGTTAAGTCTAAATACTTCTATTGGGGCAAATCTCCATATTAGTTGCATGCACACACCCTGTGCTCTGAACAGTCGACTTCGTCATGATTACGGGAGTTATGACCAAATCTTTTGACACTTTTTCTTTGGTACCCCACCCCCTAAACACAAGGACGGCTAAGATTGCCCGATACCCCTTCATCTTTTGATCCCGGCAAATATCAGAATGTCTTTTCTGTATTTAAATTTGAAGTCGTCATTGGTGGTTGATCTTAGCTACCAATTTATAGCTTACCATGACACACTGCTGAAGGTCACACTCACTACATTGTAACATACACTAGCATCTCAATTTTGCTTTTCTTCTGAAACCTTAGTTGTTGCACTGCAAAAAAGAGTAGCAGATACATTTTTAAAGAGTAACCATTTGCGATAATATTTATTATATGCTACCTCTGTTCactaatgtaagacgttttggcagttGGGTGTATTTCTTATGTGATTCCACTCATGCTGTTCTTCAATTGATGACATGGTGTAACAGATACTCCTTccattctaaaatagatgactcaactttagtacaaagttaatacaaagttgggtcatctattttggaacggagggagtagaaagtaACCATTGGTTCTTCTTACTCACCTCAAAATGCTCTTATCTTGCATTGTCCAACATCCTAGCTGTTCAGTTCACTGTTTCATTGTTGCGCTACTCATTTAACGGCCTAACTGGATGAACACCCTTTGCTTAGGTGAAAGGCGCAAGTTGAGGGTCAGGAACTGAGACAATCCACCTGAGGCAGAGGTAAAGCGAGCAATGCTTCTGGATCAAGCTCTGACGTTCCTCCTTGGCAGGTTACATACCGAAGCCTGCTTGCAATGATATGATGCCCCGTTGCTGCCAAGGGAAGAAGCGTAGCAGTAGTCAGAAATATAGTATcctcaaggaagtgccaccttcccTAAGAATACAGGAAATGGCATCGATATACATAACTGTATGTCCTTATCTTGGTTATTTGCATGATTCTACTTTAAAAATTGTCCACATTTAAAAGGAACGAGCTGCCTGTCATTCAGCACCAGGcccttgcttcaagtgcaaaaatgGCGCCAATTGTAATGAGATTGATTTTTTTTAGAAGTATACATGGTTGAGTGAGATTCTCGGCTGGCACAGCTATATGAAACTGCCATGACTGATCTCACAGAACCAGCTCATTTGTGTATTACATTATGTGCCTAGTGCAGTTGTTTATCTTCAAAAACTATTGGGACGCGTTTGGTTACATGCACCGTTTTTCGCCACTTTGCATACTTGTCATAGTTGGGCTTggctgagtgagggagtcctggattagggggtatccggacaagcggattatatcctttggccggactgttggactatgaagatacaagattgaagacttcgtctcgtgtccggatgggactctacttggtgtggaaggcaagctaggcaatacggatatgtatatttcctcctttgtaatcgaccttgtgtaaccctaacccccatccggagtctatataaaccggagggttttagtccgtaggacaacatacaatcataccataggctagtttctagggtttagcctctccgatctcgtggtagatcaactcttgtaatactcatatcatcaagaataaatcaagcaggacgtaaggttttacctccatcaagagggcccgaacctgggtaaaacatcgtgtcccctgcctcctgttaccatccgccttagacgcacagttcgagaccccctacccgagatccgccggttttaacaccgacattggtgctttcattgagagtttctttgtgacgtcgccgtaaggaaggatgcctcatctcgttgttaaaagcaacattaccgccgggggagctctggctgtcagccaaactctccggctaggcagtttcgtcatgactgcctgttcggccgctgcaccgacgatgacttcttagatcatcaaaaacagcctccacgtcggctcggaattcgccgagcagatggatccaatggagctctcttccctaaacgaactcttggatcgcatcgccgccttgggagtcgctatggacta
This portion of the Triticum dicoccoides isolate Atlit2015 ecotype Zavitan chromosome 7A, WEW_v2.0, whole genome shotgun sequence genome encodes:
- the LOC119330041 gene encoding F-box protein At5g39450-like — translated: MAVDGAELILSVPDDVLALISAHLRPRDLLALSAASRRLYAALSTSDKSWLAQCRRLLPSSLSNLLAWRAAAGGSSLTVCRFLHSVSPLQGLWAHQNPELGNLVTALPGFFSLVAVRAIPQELSPRLLWAPVFEILADADGRPAFLFLHGHHPGSLFPGLLASVNPHANTLLLEAHAPASSEPSSQFSRLSFGNRRRLLDALVASCRVTLPPELAAAPLFARSDEDLPMLAARREAMLRLHIESGGGMVRRPELEALLGAKKVPPSLPVDSTGERVRLRRSLSAMAGYVRDGLRQMVTRSASANSRSEYADSKHLSLDEFLRASESTGLSLRGARLRLSTYRAWPSMHDNRFALYKLTTQVPMPGREYAGLWRGTFGWPPGRPDDEGKPGKALFFLLLSYEEDSEGKLLLIATKVLEGTHYVVHPNGSSMFVVRVGESSTEAFPFPTDEDSRSVSIERCFAGEGIATGYGFRYPGSKPGSLFVLRDGRLAFVWRDNKSVLTLQRLNLEELLRKGERVPTLPPIPNFAYLTKSYSNVFVAIHGSPSCSSSPR